The following is a genomic window from Bradysia coprophila strain Holo2 chromosome IV unlocalized genomic scaffold, BU_Bcop_v1 contig_5, whole genome shotgun sequence.
aactaaaaagtaaagtaaaaacaaaatttacgatgTAATCTGTTGTtgggaaaatttaagaatttttggaaatttaatttccttaaaataggcccagATGTCAGGTTAATTCCTTAAAAATCTCGTATCAATATTCAGTCGATGCCATATGTGAATATTATTAAAAACGTTAtggttcgtaaagttcgtAAGTATGgcaatttcatgaacttttgacatttctcccgtatattttatgtcaaaagtgTACGAAGTCGCCTTACTCACGAGCTTTACGAACCAAAATGGTTTACCCCCATTATATATTATAGTTTAGTTTAAAGAATCTAGCTGAAAAATAGAAGAGCTTTCTGGGAAGTTGACACAATGTTATGTATCGGTTCCCTTTAAGGAGCTATACATAATCTGCAAGTGGCATTATTGCTTGCCTGGATTACATTTCCTCGAGAATTTCTATAAAGTATTTTATGATGTGAGCCTCGAGTTTATTGGTGACGATTGACCATCTCCGGAGGTACTTCCATTTAACATTTAGTAAGCCGTTAAATTGATAACTTCGTTACCTGAACTTTTTCGCGGTTCTTTCCCCATGTTTCGTCATCGAAtcttattttatttctacaaaacataattttcaaaatgttcagTTTAATTAGGTGACAAAAATTGCATGTCCAACCTAAAATGTCTTTTCGTAGGAAGTAACAAAAACTCCTTTAGTTGTGTTGCAAAAGTtcacaataattattttgaaaaaaaagctcTTCCACCCGTGTAGGTGATTGCATAATATTACGTTGAGTAAATctaattttgataaactttaTTTCCTTGTTAGGGAAATATTCAATTCGTTTTGTATTTATTGTGCCACTACGAGAACCGCAGGTGTTGCATATAAAGAGTATTTCACGCTAAGTTTTTAAAGTAACATTAGAAACAGGCAACGTCTTGAGTTGACTAAAGTTTcttcagaaatttatttaaagaaaaacaatttcttaacTTACATAGAGAAAGTCATACCCTGATTTCTTCaagtatttttataaattattgaaattctttCTTCCTTTCTTTTTAGATGGAAGAAATTAACGAAACTTCCAACCCAGCaatacaaaatggaaaaactaCTGAGACATTTTACGGACTAGTTAGTTCCACATAAATCcacaaaatggcaatcaatttttcagcATCATTTGCCGCCTGTCTGGCGGCACGATTAAAAGTTCCTTCGCAAATAATGTACTGTATATCGCAGGACACTGGAGCACCATATGTTTTGTACAAGGATTCGCAGGAAGCGGCAGAAAGAAGTGCTTTAGGTGGACAATGGGGAGCTGATATGTATCCGACAGTGCAACAGAGTCCACAGCAAGCACACATCACTAATCATCATGCACCACCAACTCAACAACCTCAACAATCACAACAGCAAACACCACAAAGTCCTCCAGGTGATGAACAACAGAACGAACAACCGGCACATGCCGGAGCTGGAGCACTTCCCTCTCCACCAGCGCCTAGTCCATACCCGCGAGCAAATAACAATACAACCACAGAAATGGAGGATGACGGAACGTCTATCAATCAGGTAATTAAACTCAATTAAGGATTGTAGTTCcagagaaaaatttgtttgaaaccTTAAAATGCAGGTACAATCactgcaacaacaacagcatcagcaacagcaacaacagcaaaCAACGTCACAAGCAATAGCGCAACAATCAAATCAACAACAATCGTCGCCTGAACAAAACATAGACATGACACCTGAACAACAGAGTCAACAGAATTCGCagacacaacaacaacaaaccaCATCGACACAACCGGCTGGGCCGCAATGTTTTACTGAGCCACAGCCACAAACCGAACAACTAAATTACTATGCACCAAGGCATCCTGGCCAAACTTCCATGCTAGCACCACCAGGATTTCCACCGTTACACTATTTAAACAAACCTTTACTGCCTGGTATGGGAATGGATCAAAGCAACGCTCTCGAGCAATATGCAATGCCAGACCTATTACCCGGCCACAATATGCATCAAACCACACCTTCGCCTGGTTCAATGAAATCCAAAGGATCCGATTTGCGATTATTTAAGTGTCTAACATGTGGTAAAGATTTCAAGCAAAAAAGTACACTCCTGCAACATGAACGAATCCACACCGACTCACGGCCGTATGGATGTCCCGAATGTGGGAAAAGGTTTCGGCAGCAGTCTCATCTTACGCAGCATTTAAGAATCCATGCAAATGAGAAACCATTTTCTTGTGCCTACTGTCCGCGGAGCTTTAGACAACGAGCAATACTCAATCAGCACCTTAGGATCCACTCGGGTGAGCTGACTTGTCGTGATGACATTTCtattgtattttttgtaaagcAATGTGGAAGTAGAACTGATACAATCTAATCCATTTACTGATGATTCATTTAAGACAAAGTGATGCTAATGTTGAATTAAGTCATAGTTCTTGCATTAagtttcgattgaaaatttgtttttgagcTTTTTCTGCTATACAGCGAATTATTACATAGATTGAAACCTACTGTCATACCACTGCTCCTCGCATTAACGTAGAAGCTTTTCTGAGGCTTATGAAATCACAGTCGGTTCTGTGTTCTCTTTTGCAAATATAGATGcatttgttttcgttgtatgagttaagaCATACAATACGGTCCCTTCCAAACTTGACGCGTTTGTTAATTCAGTGGTAATGCTAGGATCACTGCTACGCCATGATTCATTTATCGGCTtctaatttgaacaaaatcgaaacaaaaaatttgaccaatACCACAGATGAATCTTATTTTCGCTGGTCGTTAATATAAGTGAAACATTATTGTCTTACGACTCTTTTAAAAACTGAAACTGCGAGTGttccttaaattttttttcgcaattttattgttgattatTGTAGCTTGATGCACAATGAATTCAACGCTCCATGTTGGCAAGCCGCCAACGCCATAGTTTGACCTGTATAGCCGATACCGCTGAAAACTTAAAATGGCTCTATAAAATCCAATTCTTGACCGATTCCACTAAACTAAGCTGATTTAAATTCTCTGGTCCTTGCTTGACcctacaaaaatttgaaattaagtttAAATTTGTAGATGGCACTGTTGATCAAGATGGCTGTCAGTTATGCAAAAACGGGTGTAATGCAGGCAAATTACGCCCAACATGGACGTGTAATAGCTCAAATTTCTCACAAAAGAATTCCCTATCTATTTTTAATAACGTTTCCTGTCGAAACCCATACAAAATGCCATCTATACTTAATGGAGCGCGAAATTCAAATGTATCAACGCACTGTCTGACAGTGCGTTGAATGTACCAAAtctaatgaaaatatatttactgccattttgtaaatatttatcatttttcaaccaaTCCAATAATGAGCAGAACAAAAATGAGCATTGATATCCGATTCATAGCGTAATTTATGTCAAAACGAATGGGGTAGAAGATCTTCAATCAAATGTAGTACGTTAAATAAAAGGAGCAACAGATGCAATAACATCGTGATTACGTCTGCCTTTAAAAACGCTTCAGTAATCAATCTTCTTAGTTGCGTGTATTTGCACGCTGAATTCAATGCTGGacactgataaaaaagtttcgtcaacatacgtccagtatgtatgaaatggctgaCAGACGGCTTCATTTCTTACTTCgccttacttcggatatgtatattcgaacgtctgacatgtatattgtATAATCATACATACTGCTCGTGAGTATTCGTGTTACTCCTATGTTTATACATCGAATATGAacgatatacatgtcagacgttgtAATATTCACATCTGAAGGCAGAAATTAAGCTGCctgccagccatttcatacatagtGGACGtatgttgacgaaatttttttatcagtgaaATTTGTGGGAGGGATCACACAGAAATAATCTACTTTCGACCTGCTaagtttttgataaattgtcTTATTTCCGCGCCATTCTTAGGCATAGACTAAATCATTCTTAAGCATGGAGCCATAGTTTTAATAActttacaatggaaaatttcgtttgaGTTTATTCACACCGATGTTAAATAAaggtcaaaaataattattgtctTTCCTCTCTGCGTTTCATAGTCCGTCTTTTTTCTCTTAGCATTAAGTTCTTTCGTCTTCGTATTTCTGCTTCTATTGAAAGGTTGGGATCATCCCGTAGTGTATCCGGATACATCTTCAAGTATTCCGCCCACGCTTCCTTCCTCCTTTTTATAGTTTGCCTTAAACTGCGTCTTTCTTTCCTAGTCATTCCCGGATTTGGTTCGAAAATGTATACATCTCGAATGGGTGTTGGTTCAGGTTCATAATGTATTGCAGTGTCCCTTGCGGCTGCTGTTTTATAGGTATCATGTAACATCGTTCCCATTTCTTCTAAATGCCGACGATGTACACTGCGTGAACGAGATCTATCAGAACGAGAGCTACTACCACTAGTAGGATTCGATGAACGACGCCTAGACATTTCgagtagaaataaaaaatttgaaaatattttacaagcaaaaatttttggatGCGAAATCTTGACTCTGTGTCGctttaaatagattttttcttgtttggcCTACTAGAGCTTTAAATCGAATTCAAATCATTTGACATCGTGATAGAATACTGCAGGTGTCAATGGTATTTTAGACTCGCACGAAGTACGTAATGACCCGTTTGGTAATGCCCAATGCTAGTCTTAGTTCAAAGATGAGCAAAATCGGCCGATTATGTCCAGAGATATGGTCGAATAAGTGGTATTTTAGAGGGCTGGTCATCTGGTCAAggtttttcgaataaatttgcagaaCTATGCAACCAAAAGCAGCTATAGATAGATAAACCTAATGAAAGTTATAGATCATACCATTCTACTAATAGACCTACTGTTAGTAACTGTTTCGCAGTTGTAAGCACAAAGTTCAAAATCGAAATCATCGAATTTTGTAGATTATAGTTTTGATAGAGTCGACGTCAGTGTTTGGAGACGTGACTTTGCTTCTGCTGCAAACAAAAGTCTTTGTTCGTCTTTAAACAGGTGAAATGATTACACGCACTCGCACTGTATGATCAGTTTTgttagttttgtttgtataagtgGAAGTGGGCCAGTTGAAAAACAGCGGAAGCAAATTCTtgtttaaatttcactgacgttgaCTGTATACTGATTATTGATTGTTCGgactaaatagcctcaataaagacaacacacactctacggataatagcggcagagtcgaagttttgcttgatttttgcaagtggttccagGTGGTTCCGGGTGGTACCTGGggtccaatcgaaaagtgatgtatggaaggtgccccttatttttgataatgtacaagtcgtccatacatcattttgtccaaaaacttcaaatttagccgatataattttgggtcattttgactctgccgctattatccgtagagtgtgtgttgttcgtattgaggctatttagttCGGACAATCCACCAACAACAACCTCTCAACCAGTTTCTCTCCGATTTGCGTTCGGTTTTGATTGGTTTGGGTGATTTAACTACTGTaatcaatcaattaatttcattggaTTCTCGTGTAGCGTTTCCCATCATCAGGGAAAGTGTTGAGATGTCGGAAGGATTTCTTCGTAAAGTaagttcaaattaaaatgatcaaTTAAGAGAGTATCGTGATTCGAAATTTGAACtgttttttgttacatttgtaAGGTTCATTACCTCTAAATAATTCCAATTAGCACgcgagggattcttctgaaaaaacGGAAGTCTGAAAtcagacgcattttctattggaatttttttatatgtgcccagtgAGGTATTCAACCCCaaaagccaaaaccactttcaaaaaaattcttggaagGTTGTGTGACTGGTaagaggtcatcaaaaaccaaaaacttgcacttttcttacaaaaatttctccagttacacaagccgtacagggtcgtatGGGCtatcattagaaaggtaattgaatgtaCTTCCAGCaaaaatagggtcttattgggtttaaaattcagccacactgagatatgtacagttgaagttttcaaccgaaaaaagactgaaaacttacactttatttcttacagaaatttctcgaggtacacgaaacgtacatgatcgtgtggggtgtcattggataggtaattgcatatactttcaggaaaagtagagcttacggaagtttggtagcatctgCGATTCAATATAAagacttaaacatttcaacttctcataattcgtcgtagatgcttcccaaccccaataagaccctatttgccctggAAGTACCTGCAATTacttttctaatgacacctcacacgaccctgtacggctcgtgtaactggagaaatttttgtaagaaaattgtaagTGTTCGATTTTTGATGACCTCTTACCAGCCACACAATcttcgaagaattttattgaaagtggttttggcttctggtgTCGAATACTTTACTTTACTGTGCACATatttaaaattccaatagaaaattcgTCCGATTTcgttcttttgtttttcagaagaatccctccgCATAAGCTCGACTTTGGGTTATAAACGTGTGCGGGCAATCTCAACACACTTAATAAACATTGTGAATGttataaaaattgttcgaagCTTGTTCTTAAGTCCCATACTTGTTTCCAAATAACGATACGCTAGAAATCTTCATAATCggtcattttaatttatccCTTCCTGCATCGAATTGGCGACCCTTTAGAAAGTGAAAGTTAGTTTAAACGTCTCACTGGGTTGTCCGGAAGGGAGGAATAACATTTGCTTGCTCTGTCGTCAAAACCGTGCGTAATTTCATGACCGATCACAAATCCAATTGCCGCATAATTCATATATTTGGGACGATCTGCCGAAAAGAATTGTCCCTGCAAGATGCCAGCTGGAAATTCTGTGGAAGGAATGGTGTGAATGATGCgacgtcatttttttttcgatcgcTTCTCAACTTACGAATACTGTTCTCGATAGAAGAATAAAAGGCATTTGCCTGAGCCGGTTGAGCATGTCGGTCCCATTCGGTTTTGTTGACCGGTTTCCACAGTTTCTCGAAGCTTTTCTTGGTTGCGAAAACGTTCAATTTCAAGTACGATTCGAGATTGTTCTCCGGATCGATTTCCAGTCCGTCGTAGTACTCCTCCAGCAATGTTTTTTGCAATTTCTCCATTGCTGCTCAATATTGCCGCTCAATATTTGCATCAGGAGTGTTTTTCGAACCAACTTGTAAGGCGGAGTagcatttttttcgatttttcataTTCTACGTACTGTGTGGGTCAATGCGGTTCGACAATCTCAAAATCAGCGAGTACTATTCGGTGCGCTTGCACACACattagattttta
Proteins encoded in this region:
- the LOC119071728 gene encoding myeloid zinc finger 1 isoform X2, which gives rise to MAINFSASFAACLAARLKVPSQIMYCISQDTGAPYVLYKDSQEAAERSALGGQWGADMYPTVQQSPQQAHITNHHAPPTQQPQQSQQQTPQSPPGDEQQNEQPAHAGAGALPSPPAPSPYPRANNNTTTEMEDDGTSINQVQSLQQQQHQQQQQQQTTSQAIAQQSNQQQSSPEQNIDMTPEQQSQQNSQTQQQQTTSTQPAGPQCFTEPQPQTEQLNYYAPRHPGQTSMLAPPGFPPLHYLNKPLLPGMGMDQSNALEQYAMPDLLPGHNMHQTTPSPGSMKSKGSDLRLFKCLTCGKDFKQKSTLLQHERIHTDSRPYGCPECGKRFRQQSHLTQHLRIHANEKPFSCAYCPRSFRQRAILNQHLRIHSGEKPYECHECGKHFRQKAILNQHVRTHQDVSPHLIFKNGPHPTLWPQDMPYPPDEAETKNEQNNGYADDASQGTPESRGCFSPEGTIGGLQYPAYFKDAKGVSHSVFGANLGSLQYLKQGSKGMLPDVIQHGRSAGMPLYVRCPICQKEFKQKSTLLQHGCIHIESRPYPCPECGKRFRQQSHLTQHLRIHTNEKPYGCVYCPRFFRQRTILNQHIRIHTGEKPYKCGQCGKDFRQKAILDQHTRTHQGDRPFCCPMPNCRRRFATEPEVKKHIDNHMNPHASKSRRLNTMTGDGTKTPFQMTMDKQSNLIPRMGPVVKHELYFPQCYAPPFNQAFGVQQQPHSGTTAPTPSAVPPPAVVQ
- the LOC119071728 gene encoding zinc finger protein 271 isoform X1, which codes for MAINFSASFAACLAARLKVPSQIMYCISQDTGAPYVLYKDSQEAAERSALGGQWGADMYPTVQQSPQQAHITNHHAPPTQQPQQSQQQTPQSPPGDEQQNEQPAHAGAGALPSPPAPSPYPRANNNTTTEMEDDGTSINQVQSLQQQQHQQQQQQQTTSQAIAQQSNQQQSSPEQNIDMTPEQQSQQNSQTQQQQTTSTQPAGPQCFTEPQPQTEQLNYYAPRHPGQTSMLAPPGFPPLHYLNKPLLPGMGMDQSNALEQYAMPDLLPGHNMHQTTPSPGSMKSKGSDLRLFKCLTCGKDFKQKSTLLQHERIHTDSRPYGCPECGKRFRQQSHLTQHLRIHANEKPFSCAYCPRSFRQRAILNQHLRIHSGEKPYECHECGKHFRQKAILNQHVRTHQDVSPHLIFKNGPHPTLWPQDMPYPPDEAETKNEQNNGYADDASQGTPESRGCFSPEGTIGGLQYPAYFKDAKGVSHSVFGANLGSLQYLKQGSKGMLPDVIQHGRSAGMPLYVRCPICQKEFKQKSTLLQHGCIHIESRPYPCPECGKRFRQQSHLTQHLRIHTNEKPYGCVYCPRFFRQRTILNQHIRIHTGEKPYKCGQCGKDFRQKAILDQHTRTHQVGDRPFCCPMPNCRRRFATEPEVKKHIDNHMNPHASKSRRLNTMTGDGTKTPFQMTMDKQSNLIPRMGPVVKHELYFPQCYAPPFNQAFGVQQQPHSGTTAPTPSAVPPPAVVQ
- the LOC119071728 gene encoding myeloid zinc finger 1 isoform X4, yielding MAINFSASFAACLAARLKVPSQIMYCISQDTGAPYVLYKDSQEAAERSALGGQWGADMYPTVQQSPQQAHITNHHAPPTQQPQQSQQQTPQSPPGDEQQNEQPAHAGAGALPSPPAPSPYPRANNNTTTEMEDDGTSINQVQSLQQQQHQQQQQQQTTSQAIAQQSNQQQSSPEQNIDMTPEQQSQQNSQTQQQQTTSTQPAGPQCFTEPQPQTEQLNYYAPRHPGQTSMLAPPGFPPLHYLNKPLLPGMGMDQSNALEQYAMPDLLPGHNMHQTTPSPGSMKSKGSDLRLFKCLTCGKDFKQKSTLLQHERIHTDSRPYGCPECGKRFRQQSHLTQHLRIHANEKPFSCAYCPRSFRQRAILNQHLRIHSDVSPHLIFKNGPHPTLWPQDMPYPPDEAETKNEQNNGYADDASQGTPESRGCFSPEGTIGGLQYPAYFKDAKGVSHSVFGANLGSLQYLKQGSKGMLPDVIQHGRSAGMPLYVRCPICQKEFKQKSTLLQHGCIHIESRPYPCPECGKRFRQQSHLTQHLRIHTNEKPYGCVYCPRFFRQRTILNQHIRIHTGEKPYKCGQCGKDFRQKAILDQHTRTHQGDRPFCCPMPNCRRRFATEPEVKKHIDNHMNPHASKSRRLNTMTGDGTKTPFQMTMDKQSNLIPRMGPVVKHELYFPQCYAPPFNQAFGVQQQPHSGTTAPTPSAVPPPAVVQ
- the LOC119071728 gene encoding myeloid zinc finger 1 isoform X3, which translates into the protein MAINFSASFAACLAARLKVPSQIMYCISQDTGAPYVLYKDSQEAAERSALGGQWGADMYPTVQQSPQQAHITNHHAPPTQQPQQSQQQTPQSPPGDEQQNEQPAHAGAGALPSPPAPSPYPRANNNTTTEMEDDGTSINQVQSLQQQQHQQQQQQQTTSQAIAQQSNQQQSSPEQNIDMTPEQQSQQNSQTQQQQTTSTQPAGPQCFTEPQPQTEQLNYYAPRHPGQTSMLAPPGFPPLHYLNKPLLPGMGMDQSNALEQYAMPDLLPGHNMHQTTPSPGSMKSKGSDLRLFKCLTCGKDFKQKSTLLQHERIHTDSRPYGCPECGKRFRQQSHLTQHLRIHANEKPFSCAYCPRSFRQRAILNQHLRIHSDVSPHLIFKNGPHPTLWPQDMPYPPDEAETKNEQNNGYADDASQGTPESRGCFSPEGTIGGLQYPAYFKDAKGVSHSVFGANLGSLQYLKQGSKGMLPDVIQHGRSAGMPLYVRCPICQKEFKQKSTLLQHGCIHIESRPYPCPECGKRFRQQSHLTQHLRIHTNEKPYGCVYCPRFFRQRTILNQHIRIHTGEKPYKCGQCGKDFRQKAILDQHTRTHQVGDRPFCCPMPNCRRRFATEPEVKKHIDNHMNPHASKSRRLNTMTGDGTKTPFQMTMDKQSNLIPRMGPVVKHELYFPQCYAPPFNQAFGVQQQPHSGTTAPTPSAVPPPAVVQ